In Rutidosis leptorrhynchoides isolate AG116_Rl617_1_P2 chromosome 2, CSIRO_AGI_Rlap_v1, whole genome shotgun sequence, one genomic interval encodes:
- the LOC139888347 gene encoding uncharacterized mitochondrial protein AtMg00810-like, translating into MQVFHLKRKGITNKVRPKAYEGVFPGYSLESKAYRVLNKYTNVIEESLDLAFDETPPPKSKPLVDDDVIEQEAIDLVPLPSEQNITGTKWVYRNKLDEDGKVVSNKARLVAQGYNQQEGIDYDETFALVARLESIRILLAYACAKSLKLYQMDVKSDFLNGVINEEHENDLVIVQIYVDDIVFGSTNESLSIEFSKLMHAEFEMSMIGELKLFLGLQIKHLEDGTFINQRKYIHDMLKKFGMENSKPMATNIKLTLEREGDSSNSTKYRGMIGSLLYLTASRPDIMYSVCLCARFQENPKVSHVEAVKRIFRYLKGTMHLGLWYPKFTGVDIMCFADSDHGGSLIDRKSTSGVCAFVGVCLTPWFSKKQTSVALSTTEAKYVAMGRACAQVLWMKQTFIDYGIISSEIPISCDNKSAIDLSKNQILHSRT; encoded by the exons ATGCAAGTGTTTCATCTTAAACGTAAAGGAATAACTAACAAAGTCCGACCTAAAGCCTATGAAGGAGTATTCCCAGGATATTCGTTAGAAAGCAAAGCCTATAGGGTTCTAAACAAGTACACTAACGTCATAGAAGAGTCGTTAGATCTCGCCTTTGATGAAACTCCTCCACCTAAGTCCAAACCACTAGTAGATGATGATGTGATTGAACAAGAAGCCATT GATTTGGTTCCCTTACCAAGTGAACAAAATATCACAGGAACCAAATGGGTATATAGGAACAAACTAGATGAAGATGGGAAGGTTGTTAGTAACAAAGCTAGGTTAGTTGCACAAGGGTATAACCAACAAGAAGGAATTGATTACGATGAGACCTTTGCTCTCGTAGCTAGACTAgagtccattagaatacttcttgcatatgcatgtgctAAAAGCTTAAAActatatcaaatggatgtcaagagtgatTTTCTTaatggtgtcataaatgaagaG CATGAAAATGATTTGGTTattgttcaaatatatgttgatgatattgtatttggttctACTAACGAGTCTCTTAGCATTGAGTTTTCTAAGCTAATGCATgctgagtttgaaatgagcatgatagGTGAACTCAAATTATTTCTTGGACTCCAAATTAAGCATCTAGAAGATGGAACGTTCATCAATCAACGAAAGTATATTCATGATATGCTCAAAAAGTTCGGAATGGAAAACTCAAAGCCTATGGCCACCAATATCAAGCTTACTCTTGAAAGAGAAGGAGATTCATCTAATAGCACCAAGTATAGAGGAATGATTGGATCTCTTCTATATTTAACGGCGAGCCGACCCGATATTATGTATAGCGTGTGCTTGTGCGCAAGATTCCAAGAGAATCCCAAAGTGTCTCATGTAGAAGCGGTCAAACGAATCTTTAGATACTTAAAAGGTACCATGCACCTTggtctatggtatccaaagttcaCCGGTGTTGACATTATGTGCTTTGCGGATTCCGACCATGGAGGATCGTTGATTGATCGAAAGAGCACAAGTGGTGTATGTGCATTTGTCGGGGTTTGCTTAACACCATGGTTCTCCAAGAAGCAAACATCCGTTGCACTATCTACTACCGAAGCGAAATATGTTGCCATGGGAAGAGCATGTGCACAAGTGCTATGGATGAAACAAACCTTCATCGATTACGGTATCATCTCTTCTGAAATACCTATTTCTTGTGATAATAAGAGTGCTATAGACCTAtctaaaaatcaaatattacactctaggacaTAA